The proteins below are encoded in one region of Takifugu rubripes chromosome 1, fTakRub1.2, whole genome shotgun sequence:
- the LOC101071415 gene encoding uncharacterized protein: protein MSVRELPNVSSTTPLFGVTFTISDSSTSEDSSTSGLDIIAANDLTSRANYAYSFLAGLGFIAGCFLLYSFIFTYRAQRRLAWLDGLLGAFCSIQLLLVLLSLHAVAYRPDYLRTTGLGCAALSFAINTASLCGLLVLVLIAYVLTQDPPSHALLRKPGVCVALVILTSLLICLLLAGLRGTHNGLQEEGICFMDPVKASYAAARFCLAFLVPYILQLGLLLSGCIRQWKSEGRFLHGSEEGPVFLTITSVMFFCQLFYGVTLVKDAHLEVALDPQKRAFLSVAEFVFFSGSSVNLLLVLLVHRPRRESLYSLFQQLRDCCQSPRHSQPSRNIIAPHIEITDTLQDIES, encoded by the exons ATG tctGTTAGAGAACTGCCAAATGTAAGCAGCACCACACCTTTATTCGGTGTCACTTTCACCATCTCTGACAGCTCCACTTCTGAAGATTCTTCTACCTCGGGGTTAGACATAATTGCAGCCAACGACCTAACCTCCAGGGCGAATTACGCCTACAGTTTCCTGGCCGGGCTGGGTTTCATCGCCGGCTGCTTCCTGCTCTACAGCTTCATTTTCACTTACAGAGCCCAGCGGCGGTTAGCCTGGCTCGACGGCCTGCTCGGGGCTTTCTGCagcatccagctgctgctcgtGCTCCTCTCGCTCCACGCTGTGGCCTACAGACCGGACTACCTGCGGACCACAGGTTTGGGCTGTGCCGCCCTCTCCTTTGCTATCAACACAGCTTCTCTGTGTGGCCTGTTGGTCTTGGTGCTGATAGCTTATGTCCTGACTCAGGACCCACCCTCTCATGCCCTGCTGAGAAagcctggggtgtgtgtggccCTGGTTATTCTGACATCTCTCCTGATTTgcctgctgctggctgggctTCGCGGAACCCACAATGGTCTACAGGAGGAGGGAATTTGTTTCATGGATCCAGTGAAGGCGTCATACGCAGCTGCTAGGTTTTGCTTGGCCTTTTTGGTTCCGTACATCCTCCAGCTGGGACTCTTGCTCAGCGGCTGCATCAGACAGTGGAAATCAGAGGGACGCTTCCTCCACGGTTCCGAGGAGGGTCCCGTGTTCCTGACAATCACATCGGTCATGTTTTTCTGCCAGCTATTCTACGGCGTCACCCTGGTGAAAGACGCACATCTGGAGGTAGCATTGGACCCCCAGAAGCGCGCTTTTCTGAGCGTGGCTGAGTTTGTATTTTTCTCAGGGAGTAGCGTcaacctgctgctggtgttgctggtTCACAGGCCACGTCGGGAGTCTCTCTATAGTTTATTTCAGCAGCTGAGAGACTGCTGTCAAAGTCCACGGCACTCGCAGCCCAGCAGAAACATCATTGCTCCGCACATTGAGATCACAGACACTCTGCAGGACATAGAGTCATAA